Proteins co-encoded in one Cytophaga hutchinsonii ATCC 33406 genomic window:
- the ribD gene encoding bifunctional diaminohydroxyphosphoribosylaminopyrimidine deaminase/5-amino-6-(5-phosphoribosylamino)uracil reductase RibD, with product MDSDERYMRRALELAMLGSGHVSSNPMVGCVVVKDGHIIGEGYHEKFGQPHAEVHAIQSVPDKSLLEGSTLYVNLEPCSHYGKTPPCSHLIVDYKIARVVFANIDPNPLVAGAGFEYLMSNGIEVIQGVLEEEGRELNRRFFTYIENKRPYIILKWAETADGFIAKENFDSKWISNELSRKLVHKWRTEEDVVLIGTNTALYDNPRLNVRDWTGRNPVRAFIDKQLQVPVGAHLLDGSQETICYNYHEQDVRNLVEYVKVDPLDDMIDVIAEDMYVRKHLSILVEGGTQLLKSFLKKGLWDEIRIFRSPNEFGAGIESPIVRAKAFSQEMILDDTLIVYRNKIKEYDASLHT from the coding sequence ATGGATTCTGATGAAAGATATATGAGACGTGCACTGGAACTGGCCATGCTGGGTTCCGGACACGTAAGTTCTAATCCGATGGTTGGCTGTGTTGTGGTAAAAGACGGCCATATTATCGGAGAAGGTTATCATGAAAAATTTGGGCAGCCTCATGCTGAAGTGCACGCCATTCAGTCTGTACCAGATAAATCTTTATTAGAAGGTTCTACCTTGTATGTAAATCTGGAGCCCTGTTCACATTACGGTAAAACACCTCCCTGCTCGCATTTGATCGTTGATTATAAAATAGCACGGGTTGTTTTCGCCAATATTGACCCAAATCCACTGGTTGCGGGGGCAGGCTTTGAATACCTGATGTCAAACGGTATTGAAGTAATTCAAGGTGTACTGGAAGAAGAAGGGCGAGAATTGAACCGTCGTTTTTTTACCTATATTGAAAATAAGCGTCCATATATCATTTTAAAATGGGCTGAAACAGCAGATGGTTTCATTGCAAAAGAAAATTTTGATTCTAAATGGATCAGCAATGAGCTGTCGCGAAAACTTGTACATAAATGGCGTACTGAAGAAGATGTTGTATTAATCGGCACCAATACGGCGCTGTATGATAACCCTAGGTTGAATGTACGTGACTGGACAGGCAGAAACCCTGTACGGGCATTTATTGATAAGCAACTGCAAGTACCTGTTGGGGCGCATCTGTTAGACGGCAGCCAGGAAACAATTTGCTACAATTATCACGAACAGGATGTACGTAACCTGGTAGAATATGTAAAAGTAGATCCGTTGGATGATATGATTGATGTGATTGCAGAGGATATGTATGTGCGCAAACATCTGTCCATACTTGTTGAAGGCGGCACACAATTATTAAAATCATTTTTGAAAAAAGGATTGTGGGATGAGATTCGTATATTTCGTTCTCCGAATGAATTTGGTGCCGGTATAGAATCGCCGATTGTACGTGCGAAAGCATTCAGTCAGGAAATGATTTTAGATGATACGCTGATTGTATATAGAAATAAAATTAAAGAGTATGACGCTAGTCTCCACACTTAG
- a CDS encoding DUF2490 domain-containing protein: MGIKTAEAQKNVYSDDIVWTHYLMRGQISNKWYVHFDAGYRTREYVNKESQYFVRPGVIYYISPKVNIQAGYAYFNTNQFLAGYPEVMRPEQRLYQRLTVIQQAGRVEIRHRYRLEERFIHNFSKGVLENGYTQSFRIGYQIYITCPFNHAKIKENTVYGILADELFVSFGKKVVNTFDQNRLAIGLGYQFTKGFGATVFYQYIYGQQATGTQLYAYNAYCIGLNHNIDFRKKEHTIPSK; encoded by the coding sequence ATGGGAATAAAAACAGCTGAAGCACAAAAGAATGTATATTCCGATGATATAGTCTGGACGCATTATCTGATGCGCGGACAGATCAGTAATAAATGGTACGTGCATTTTGATGCAGGCTATCGAACACGGGAATATGTAAATAAAGAATCTCAGTACTTTGTCCGTCCGGGAGTAATTTACTACATCTCTCCAAAGGTTAACATTCAGGCCGGATATGCTTACTTTAATACAAATCAATTCCTGGCTGGTTATCCGGAGGTGATGCGGCCTGAACAACGCTTATATCAGCGTTTAACAGTTATACAGCAAGCGGGAAGGGTTGAGATCAGGCATAGATATAGATTAGAAGAGCGGTTTATCCATAATTTTTCAAAAGGAGTTTTGGAAAACGGCTATACACAATCGTTCCGCATCGGATATCAGATCTATATTACGTGCCCCTTTAACCATGCAAAAATAAAGGAGAACACTGTTTACGGGATTTTAGCAGACGAACTGTTTGTGAGTTTTGGCAAAAAGGTAGTAAATACATTTGATCAGAACAGACTGGCTATAGGACTAGGTTATCAGTTTACAAAAGGGTTTGGTGCAACAGTATTCTATCAATATATCTACGGACAACAGGCAACGGGTACGCAGCTTTACGCCTACAATGCTTATTGTATAGGATTAAATCACAACATTGATTTTAGAAAAAAAGAACATACTATTCCTTCGAAATAA
- a CDS encoding RrF2 family transcriptional regulator — MLSKKAKYALKALLFLSKNTDRGVVLIAEISETEGIPKKFLEQILLELKKQGILQSKRGKEGGYFLGKPANEIGIGQVVRIIDGPLAPIPCVSKMAYRRCDECIDEKTCEIRNLFLQVRDATIEILDKTSLSDLEQKNIL, encoded by the coding sequence ATGCTTTCCAAAAAAGCTAAATATGCACTTAAGGCCCTGCTTTTTCTATCTAAAAATACGGATAGAGGTGTGGTTCTCATTGCTGAAATTTCTGAAACAGAAGGCATTCCGAAAAAATTTTTAGAACAGATTCTACTTGAATTAAAAAAACAAGGCATTTTACAAAGTAAACGCGGAAAAGAAGGCGGCTATTTTCTTGGAAAACCTGCAAATGAAATTGGAATTGGACAGGTAGTACGGATTATTGACGGACCACTGGCTCCAATACCTTGTGTAAGCAAAATGGCATATCGCCGGTGTGACGAATGTATTGATGAGAAAACCTGTGAAATCCGAAATTTATTTTTGCAAGTTCGTGATGCGACCATAGAAATTTTGGATAAGACTTCTTTATCTGATCTGGAACAAAAAAATATTTTGTAA
- the prmC gene encoding peptide chain release factor N(5)-glutamine methyltransferase, translating into MNQLRKIPAKNLLEAAKNSFRQYDTAERERILYLLFEDIFHFTRIDFLINKQVNWSEANQQALDGYLSRLNSFEPVQYIIGKTFFYDSYFNVTPATLIPRPETEELVALIITENNSAAPQIIDIGTGTGCIAISLAKKIKGARVTAVDISTEALAVAEENALKNEVSVSFLEMNFLTQHSSIQSSFDIIVSNPPYVLQSEKKEMRENVLAHEPHLALFVEDGNALIYYDALLKFASSHLHKDGTFYAEINEQKGNELIKLAHTYGFADSTIIKDLYQKDRIIKARRK; encoded by the coding sequence TTGAATCAATTAAGAAAAATACCTGCAAAAAACCTATTGGAAGCTGCTAAAAATAGTTTCCGGCAGTATGATACAGCTGAGCGGGAACGCATTCTGTATCTGCTTTTTGAAGATATTTTTCATTTTACACGGATTGATTTTCTAATAAATAAACAAGTAAACTGGTCGGAAGCCAACCAGCAGGCATTAGACGGATATCTTTCTAGATTGAACAGTTTTGAGCCCGTTCAATACATTATCGGAAAGACTTTTTTTTATGATTCTTATTTCAATGTTACCCCGGCCACATTAATTCCGAGACCGGAAACAGAAGAACTGGTAGCGTTGATTATAACTGAAAATAATTCTGCAGCTCCACAGATTATTGATATAGGAACAGGTACAGGATGCATTGCCATTAGCCTGGCAAAAAAAATAAAAGGAGCCCGCGTTACTGCAGTTGATATAAGTACAGAAGCCTTAGCCGTTGCCGAAGAAAATGCCTTAAAAAATGAAGTTTCCGTTTCGTTTTTAGAGATGAATTTTTTAACACAGCATTCATCCATACAATCCTCTTTTGATATTATTGTCAGCAATCCGCCCTATGTATTGCAATCTGAAAAAAAAGAGATGCGGGAAAATGTACTTGCACACGAGCCCCATCTGGCACTCTTTGTAGAAGATGGCAATGCATTGATTTATTATGATGCATTACTAAAATTTGCTTCTTCACATCTTCATAAGGACGGAACATTTTATGCAGAAATAAATGAACAAAAAGGAAATGAACTGATTAAATTAGCGCATACCTACGGGTTTGCTGACAGTACAATCATTAAAGATCTATATCAAAAAGACCGGATCATTAAAGCACGGCGAAAATAA
- a CDS encoding sulfite exporter TauE/SafE family protein, giving the protein MENNKIDNLENEIADPNLQDELIHEINEENKRNPLYKRLAIGFAVLLVVAFGLTWFLTNPPKEAYSGVTDFLETIFNKDLIGYLIVGLLAQMVDGALGMAYGATATSFLVSIGVNTMNASASIHIAEVFTTGASGLSHLKFGNVNKKLFKNLLIPGIIGAVLGALILSLLQKGTIFSEDNVKNYIRPVTMVYTMILGIIVLRKALVKVQVKNKITKVTPLALVGGFMDSIGGGGWGPIVTSTLISSGRAINYTIGSVNLAEFFVALSSSLTFIIFAGLDPGLWQVIIGLIIGGIFAAPFAALLVNKVKKKPLMIFVGCFIIFLSINTLLKIAFNIDTFKSLATGITNLF; this is encoded by the coding sequence ATGGAAAACAATAAAATAGATAATCTTGAGAATGAGATCGCAGACCCAAATTTGCAGGATGAACTTATTCATGAAATCAATGAAGAGAACAAACGTAATCCGTTATACAAGCGTTTAGCTATTGGTTTTGCGGTGCTATTAGTTGTAGCCTTTGGCCTTACGTGGTTTTTAACCAACCCACCCAAAGAAGCTTATTCAGGTGTAACCGATTTTCTTGAAACGATTTTCAATAAAGACCTGATCGGGTATCTCATCGTAGGTTTACTGGCTCAAATGGTAGATGGTGCATTGGGGATGGCATATGGTGCTACAGCTACATCATTTCTGGTAAGCATAGGTGTAAATACAATGAATGCGAGCGCCAGTATACACATTGCAGAAGTGTTTACAACTGGAGCGTCGGGCTTGTCGCATTTGAAATTCGGAAATGTAAATAAGAAATTATTTAAAAATTTATTGATTCCGGGAATCATTGGTGCCGTATTAGGGGCTTTGATTTTATCTTTACTGCAAAAGGGTACAATTTTTTCTGAAGACAATGTAAAGAATTATATTCGTCCGGTTACGATGGTTTACACCATGATACTTGGTATTATTGTGCTTCGTAAGGCATTGGTTAAGGTACAGGTGAAAAATAAAATCACAAAGGTAACACCATTGGCTTTGGTGGGTGGTTTTATGGATAGTATCGGCGGCGGCGGCTGGGGACCTATTGTTACCTCTACGCTTATAAGCAGCGGCAGGGCAATCAATTATACCATTGGTTCGGTAAACTTAGCAGAGTTTTTTGTAGCCTTATCCAGCTCATTAACCTTTATCATTTTTGCAGGGCTTGATCCTGGTTTGTGGCAGGTCATTATCGGATTGATTATAGGCGGTATATTCGCAGCGCCTTTTGCAGCCTTGCTGGTTAACAAAGTGAAGAAAAAACCACTGATGATTTTTGTAGGATGCTTTATCATCTTCTTAAGCATAAATACCTTATTGAAAATTGCTTTCAATATTGATACATTCAAAAGCCTTGCAACAGGGATTACAAATTTATTTTAA
- the guaB gene encoding IMP dehydrogenase, translating to MLSDSSKFAGEALTYDDVLLIPAYSEVLPRDTDTSTYLTKTIKLNIPLVSAAMDTVTEYEMAIAMAHEGGLGFIHKNMSIEKQAEQVRRVKRSESGMIMDPIVLQEDALLKDALKIMKDFKIGGIPVLDKNKRLVGILTNRDLRFQKNVNKPISKIMTVTNLVTAPEGIDLAKAEEILQKYKIEKLPIVDKQGKLKGLITYRDILKKKDRPMACKDEFGRLRVGAAVGATADVMDRIEALVKAGVDVVSIDTAHGHSKNVIQAVRDIKRKFKNLQLIAGNVATGEAAKALADAGADAVKVGIGPGSICTTRIIAGVGVPQLYAVYECAKALQKYKIPVIADGGIRFSGDVCKAIAAGASTIMIGSLVAGTEEAPGEVIIYEGRKFKTYRGMGSLEAMEDGSKDRYFQDAEEDSKKLVPEGIVGRIAYKGKAYEVVYQLIGGLKACMGYCGAKDIDAMKKAKFVKITAAGVKESHPHDVQITREAPNYSSR from the coding sequence ATGCTATCTGACTCATCTAAATTTGCAGGCGAAGCGTTAACCTACGACGACGTTTTATTAATACCAGCCTATTCTGAAGTATTACCTCGTGATACTGACACTTCAACTTACCTCACTAAAACAATAAAACTGAACATTCCGTTGGTTTCCGCTGCTATGGACACGGTTACCGAATATGAAATGGCTATTGCCATGGCGCATGAAGGTGGTTTAGGATTTATCCATAAAAACATGTCCATTGAAAAGCAGGCTGAACAGGTTCGCCGAGTTAAGCGTTCTGAGAGCGGCATGATCATGGACCCGATTGTTCTTCAGGAAGATGCTCTGTTAAAGGATGCCCTTAAAATTATGAAAGATTTTAAAATCGGCGGTATTCCTGTTCTTGACAAAAATAAAAGGCTTGTTGGTATTTTAACAAACAGAGACTTACGTTTTCAGAAAAATGTAAACAAGCCTATTTCGAAAATAATGACGGTTACGAATCTTGTAACTGCTCCGGAGGGCATTGATTTAGCTAAAGCAGAAGAAATTCTTCAGAAATACAAAATTGAAAAGCTGCCCATCGTAGATAAACAAGGCAAACTGAAAGGTCTTATCACCTACCGTGATATTCTTAAAAAGAAAGACCGCCCAATGGCTTGTAAAGATGAATTTGGCCGCTTACGTGTCGGTGCTGCCGTTGGTGCAACAGCTGATGTAATGGATAGAATTGAAGCACTTGTTAAAGCAGGTGTAGATGTGGTAAGCATTGATACTGCTCACGGACATTCTAAAAATGTGATCCAGGCAGTAAGAGATATTAAAAGAAAGTTTAAAAACCTGCAGCTGATTGCCGGCAATGTTGCAACGGGCGAAGCAGCTAAGGCACTTGCTGATGCTGGCGCAGATGCGGTAAAAGTTGGTATCGGCCCGGGTTCTATCTGTACAACACGTATCATCGCCGGTGTTGGTGTTCCTCAACTATATGCGGTATATGAATGCGCAAAAGCATTACAGAAATATAAAATCCCTGTAATTGCAGACGGTGGCATCCGTTTCTCCGGAGATGTTTGTAAAGCAATTGCTGCCGGGGCCAGCACAATCATGATTGGTTCATTGGTTGCAGGTACAGAAGAAGCTCCCGGAGAAGTTATTATCTACGAAGGAAGAAAATTCAAAACATACCGCGGTATGGGTTCTCTTGAAGCAATGGAAGATGGATCTAAAGACCGTTACTTCCAGGATGCAGAAGAAGATAGCAAAAAACTGGTACCGGAAGGTATTGTAGGGAGAATTGCATACAAAGGAAAAGCATATGAAGTGGTGTATCAATTAATCGGCGGACTTAAAGCTTGTATGGGCTATTGCGGAGCAAAAGACATTGATGCCATGAAAAAAGCTAAATTTGTAAAAATTACAGCTGCCGGCGTGAAAGAAAGTCACCCGCATGATGTACAGATAACACGTGAGGCACCAAACTACAGCAGTAGATAA
- a CDS encoding glycosyltransferase → MKQKILHIIDSFSTGGAEVLLAGVIPELVDFEHVIVYLTPTKTPILSSDPTIKIVCLNFRSITDATRIIKDLNTIIEQEKPGIIHTHLYFSSLFIRFARTNKINIIQTYHNEYYRIRYPQFSARIKKIGLKLLDRFTMKNAYTVIHVSKAQQLVNDHDVRIKSSAVLYNYVEDQFYQTRKTSSFKGTGKLKIICVGNLKTEKNHILLLHALRQLMHLPIHVTICGEGNDYIMLQKYINRYDLPVTLMGSQKNIHELLGQHDLFVSCSIIEGFGISIAEAMASEIPLIISDISTFKEVTQNKAVFFESRNVASLAEKIEQFYLSPQSAAASVLACKEIAEQYKKSFYLDRLNTLYKK, encoded by the coding sequence TTGAAACAAAAAATACTGCATATTATTGATTCATTCTCCACAGGCGGAGCTGAAGTTTTATTGGCAGGGGTTATACCTGAGCTAGTTGATTTTGAGCATGTGATTGTGTATTTAACCCCGACAAAAACACCAATTCTCTCTTCCGATCCAACGATTAAAATTGTCTGTCTGAACTTTCGAAGCATTACAGATGCCACAAGAATCATCAAAGATCTGAATACAATAATCGAGCAGGAAAAGCCTGGCATCATTCATACCCATTTATATTTCTCTTCACTTTTTATTCGCTTTGCCCGCACGAATAAGATCAACATCATTCAAACATATCATAACGAATATTACAGAATCCGCTATCCGCAATTCTCTGCCCGTATTAAAAAAATCGGTTTAAAATTACTGGACCGGTTTACGATGAAAAACGCGTATACGGTTATTCACGTATCAAAGGCACAGCAGCTGGTCAATGACCATGATGTACGTATTAAGTCAAGCGCTGTTCTCTATAATTATGTAGAAGATCAATTTTATCAGACCCGTAAAACGTCTTCATTTAAGGGTACAGGCAAACTTAAAATAATCTGTGTAGGAAATCTGAAAACAGAAAAAAATCACATTCTCCTTTTACACGCGCTAAGGCAATTAATGCATTTGCCCATACATGTAACTATTTGTGGTGAAGGAAATGATTATATTATGCTCCAGAAATACATCAACCGATATGATCTTCCGGTAACATTAATGGGCAGCCAAAAAAACATTCATGAACTGCTGGGTCAGCATGATCTATTTGTCTCCTGCTCTATTATCGAAGGCTTCGGGATCAGTATTGCAGAAGCAATGGCATCTGAAATACCGTTAATCATTTCAGATATTTCAACCTTTAAAGAAGTAACGCAGAACAAAGCTGTTTTTTTTGAATCCCGGAATGTAGCATCGCTGGCTGAAAAAATCGAACAATTTTATTTATCTCCGCAATCTGCTGCGGCTTCGGTACTCGCTTGCAAAGAGATTGCAGAGCAATACAAAAAAAGTTTTTACCTCGACAGGTTAAACACACTCTATAAAAAATAA
- a CDS encoding TonB-dependent receptor: MFKSNTPFLHITNKIGTVTTLSKLIGVILFLHIQTIAFGQNGPYTIQGTIVDSTTNEPVIGAIVKRADGYVGTQTNIDGFFLIEYSGTLPVTLVVNYTGYANQSFVVTEENVGQRLTIPIHVDVNASEVITISSRRRDETAQDVPIPISVVGGARVEDAGAFNVNRIKEIVPSVQLYSSNPRNTGLNIRGLGSPFGLTNDGLDPGVGYYVDGVYYARPAATTLDFIDVERVEVLRGPQGTLFGKNTSNGAFNIVSRAPSFKTGGVFESSFGNFGFIQTKLSVTGPINQKLAARLSFSGTQRDGLIYNQTADQYTNDINNLGFRASLLYNATKKVKITFIADATRQRPNGYAQVAAGVVTTKRSAYRQFNAIAADLNYSLPTLNAFDRTIDQNTNTRSGNDLGGASVNIDAKIGKGTLTSTTAWRYWNWDPSNDRDFTGLDALRLSQNPSKHQQVSQEFRYAGNFSERLSGVAGIFAIGQTITTTGTEQAGADQWRFSRTSNTPPQTLMTSDLIDGLTQHTKSTLNTFSGAIFGQLDWAVIKNRLHVLPGLRYNYDYKDADYNRTVDGGKQTADPAEISLKNSVYSAQYFHTKATNTNLSGNLTVSYVVRNNINVYATYSNAYKPVGVNIAGLPTTSTGEADLSLATVKPEYTTNYEFGIKTSPTKNSVLNFAAFDTEVKDYQANVQSPQLGVNRGYLANAEHVKVWGLELDGNTKVGKYLTLNAAVSYTEGIYKKFTNAPLPLEETGAAVSFKDISGGSLPGISKWASSIGAEIALPGKFFTNEGKYFFAVDNFNRSKFSSSPSPSQYLNIDGYSLFNARLGFRATKGLTVFVWSRNVFNKNYYEQLLPAAGNTGLYAGVLGDQRTFGTTLRYAF, translated from the coding sequence ATGTTTAAAAGTAACACCCCATTTCTGCACATTACCAATAAGATTGGAACTGTGACAACCTTAAGCAAGCTCATCGGAGTAATCTTATTTTTACACATACAGACCATTGCTTTCGGGCAAAACGGCCCATACACCATTCAGGGAACAATTGTTGACAGTACAACGAATGAGCCTGTTATTGGTGCAATTGTGAAAAGAGCAGATGGTTATGTTGGTACACAAACAAATATTGATGGATTTTTCTTAATAGAATATTCAGGAACGTTACCAGTTACATTAGTGGTAAATTATACAGGTTATGCAAACCAATCTTTTGTAGTAACAGAGGAAAATGTAGGGCAGCGTTTGACAATACCCATTCATGTGGATGTAAACGCCAGTGAAGTGATTACCATTTCTTCCAGACGCAGAGATGAAACGGCACAGGATGTACCGATTCCTATTTCTGTAGTTGGCGGCGCAAGAGTTGAAGACGCAGGTGCATTTAACGTGAACAGAATAAAAGAAATTGTACCATCTGTACAACTTTATTCTTCTAACCCAAGAAATACAGGTCTTAATATCCGTGGTTTAGGTTCTCCGTTTGGTTTGACAAATGATGGTCTTGATCCGGGAGTAGGATATTATGTGGATGGTGTATATTATGCGCGTCCTGCAGCGACAACATTGGATTTTATTGATGTTGAACGTGTTGAAGTACTACGCGGACCTCAGGGAACATTATTTGGAAAGAATACATCAAACGGTGCGTTTAACATTGTTTCAAGAGCTCCAAGCTTTAAAACAGGCGGTGTGTTTGAATCAAGCTTTGGTAATTTTGGTTTTATCCAGACTAAACTGTCTGTGACCGGACCAATCAATCAAAAACTTGCAGCCAGACTTTCTTTCTCCGGTACACAACGTGATGGTTTGATTTACAATCAAACAGCAGATCAATATACAAATGACATTAATAACTTAGGTTTCAGAGCATCGTTATTATACAATGCAACGAAGAAAGTAAAAATTACATTTATTGCGGATGCAACACGTCAGCGTCCGAATGGATATGCACAGGTTGCTGCTGGTGTTGTAACAACTAAGCGTAGTGCTTACAGACAATTCAATGCAATTGCTGCTGATTTGAATTACAGCTTACCTACATTGAACGCATTTGACCGTACGATTGATCAAAATACAAATACACGTTCTGGTAACGATCTGGGCGGTGCTTCAGTAAACATTGATGCAAAAATCGGTAAAGGCACGTTAACTTCTACAACAGCTTGGCGTTACTGGAACTGGGATCCTTCAAACGATCGTGATTTCACAGGATTAGATGCGTTGCGTTTATCTCAAAACCCATCAAAACATCAGCAGGTATCTCAAGAGTTTCGTTATGCAGGTAATTTCTCTGAGCGTTTGAGCGGTGTTGCAGGTATCTTTGCAATCGGACAAACAATCACAACAACAGGTACAGAACAGGCTGGTGCAGACCAATGGCGTTTTTCAAGAACGAGTAATACCCCGCCACAAACTCTTATGACATCAGATTTGATTGATGGTCTTACTCAACATACAAAATCAACACTTAATACATTCAGTGGTGCGATATTCGGACAGTTGGATTGGGCTGTAATCAAAAACCGTTTACATGTATTACCAGGTCTTCGCTATAATTACGATTACAAAGATGCTGATTATAACAGAACAGTAGATGGCGGTAAACAAACTGCAGATCCGGCAGAAATTAGCTTGAAGAACTCTGTTTATTCTGCTCAGTATTTCCATACTAAAGCAACAAATACCAACTTGTCCGGTAACTTGACTGTTTCATACGTAGTGAGAAACAACATCAATGTATATGCGACCTATTCAAATGCATACAAGCCGGTAGGTGTTAACATTGCAGGTTTACCTACAACTTCAACAGGCGAGGCTGACTTAAGCTTAGCTACCGTGAAACCGGAATACACGACTAACTATGAATTTGGTATCAAAACTTCTCCTACTAAAAACTCTGTATTAAATTTTGCAGCATTTGACACGGAAGTGAAAGATTATCAGGCAAACGTTCAGTCGCCGCAATTAGGTGTGAACAGAGGTTATTTAGCAAATGCTGAACACGTTAAGGTTTGGGGTCTTGAATTGGACGGAAATACAAAAGTTGGTAAATATCTAACACTGAATGCAGCGGTTTCATATACGGAAGGTATTTACAAGAAATTTACAAATGCTCCGTTACCACTTGAAGAAACAGGTGCTGCCGTATCTTTTAAAGATATTTCAGGCGGTTCTTTACCAGGTATCTCTAAATGGGCCAGTTCAATAGGTGCTGAAATTGCGTTGCCAGGTAAATTCTTCACAAATGAAGGTAAATACTTCTTCGCAGTAGATAACTTCAACCGCTCTAAATTCTCTTCAAGCCCTTCACCTTCTCAGTACCTGAATATCGATGGTTATTCATTATTCAATGCGCGTTTAGGTTTCCGTGCTACAAAAGGGTTAACCGTGTTTGTTTGGTCCAGAAACGTATTCAACAAAAACTACTATGAGCAATTATTACCAGCTGCTGGTAACACGGGCTTATATGCAGGTGTGTTGGGTGATCAAAGAACATTCGGAACAACATTGCGCTATGCATTCTAA